A single Streptomyces sannanensis DNA region contains:
- a CDS encoding undecaprenyl-diphosphate phosphatase, producing the protein MTWFESFILGLVQGLTEFLPISSSAHLRLTAAFAGWEDPGAAFTAITQIGTEAAVLIYFRKDIGRIIYAWFRSLTDKTMRGDHDAQMGWLVIVGSIPIGLLGVTLKDQIEGPFRDLRLTATTLIVMGIVLGVADRLAARDEAGGRHRAAKQRKTLQDLSVKDGLIFGICQAMALVPGVSRSGATISGGLLMGYTRESAARYSFLLAIPAVLASGVFELKDATEGGHVAWGPTIFATIIAFGVGYAVIAWFMKFITTKSFMPFVYYRIALGILLYILVGADVLSPHAGESAG; encoded by the coding sequence ATGACTTGGTTCGAATCGTTCATTCTCGGGCTCGTCCAGGGACTCACGGAGTTCCTGCCCATCTCCTCCAGTGCGCATCTGCGGCTCACCGCCGCCTTCGCGGGCTGGGAGGACCCGGGTGCGGCGTTCACCGCCATCACACAGATAGGCACCGAGGCGGCCGTCCTCATCTACTTCCGCAAGGACATCGGACGGATCATCTACGCCTGGTTCCGTTCGCTCACCGACAAGACGATGCGGGGTGACCACGACGCGCAGATGGGCTGGCTCGTCATCGTGGGCTCGATCCCTATCGGTCTGCTGGGCGTCACACTCAAGGACCAGATCGAGGGCCCCTTCCGCGATCTGCGCCTGACCGCCACCACACTGATCGTCATGGGCATCGTCCTCGGCGTGGCCGACCGGCTCGCGGCCCGGGACGAGGCGGGCGGCCGGCACCGTGCGGCCAAGCAGCGCAAGACGCTCCAGGATCTGAGCGTCAAGGACGGCCTGATCTTCGGAATCTGCCAGGCGATGGCCCTGGTCCCGGGCGTTTCCCGCTCGGGAGCCACGATCAGCGGTGGTCTGCTGATGGGCTACACCCGCGAGTCGGCGGCCCGCTACTCCTTCCTGCTCGCCATCCCGGCGGTGCTGGCGTCCGGCGTCTTCGAACTCAAGGACGCGACCGAGGGCGGCCATGTCGCCTGGGGGCCGACGATCTTCGCCACGATCATCGCGTTCGGTGTCGGATATGCCGTCATTGCCTGGTTCATGAAGTTCATCACCACCAAGAGCTTCATGCCGTTCGTCTACTACCGGATCGCGCTGGGCATCCTGCTGTACATCCTGGTCGGCGCGGACGTGCTGAGCCCGCACGCGGGCGAGTCCGCGGGCTGA
- a CDS encoding DedA family protein, producing the protein MHVQEWLETVPAVIIYLLVGVVIGVESLGIPLPGEIILVSSALLASQHGQIDPVILGACASAGAIIGDSIGYGIGRRGGRPLLTRLGRRFPKHFSAANIAMAERSFERWGMWAVFFGRFVALLRIFAGPLAGVLRMPYWKFLIANVLGGILWAGGTTAVIYYVGIVAEAWLKRFSWVGLVAAVLIGVVSMLVIKRRAKKAAAQADAQVSEATERVPAAD; encoded by the coding sequence TTGCACGTCCAGGAGTGGCTCGAGACCGTGCCGGCGGTCATCATCTACCTCCTGGTGGGGGTGGTCATCGGAGTGGAAAGCCTGGGCATCCCTCTGCCCGGCGAGATCATCCTCGTGAGCTCGGCGCTGCTCGCCTCCCAGCACGGCCAGATCGACCCGGTGATCCTCGGTGCCTGCGCCAGCGCGGGAGCGATCATCGGTGACTCCATCGGCTACGGCATCGGCCGCAGGGGCGGCAGGCCGCTGCTCACCCGGCTCGGCCGCAGATTCCCCAAGCACTTCAGCGCGGCCAATATCGCCATGGCGGAGCGCTCCTTCGAGCGGTGGGGCATGTGGGCCGTGTTCTTCGGCCGCTTCGTCGCCCTGCTGCGGATCTTCGCGGGTCCGCTCGCGGGTGTCCTGCGCATGCCGTACTGGAAGTTCCTGATCGCCAATGTCCTCGGCGGAATCCTGTGGGCGGGCGGTACGACGGCCGTCATCTACTACGTGGGCATCGTCGCGGAGGCGTGGCTCAAGCGCTTCTCCTGGGTGGGCCTGGTCGCGGCGGTTCTGATCGGGGTCGTCTCGATGCTCGTGATCAAGCGCCGCGCGAAGAAGGCCGCGGCGCAGGCCGACGCCCAGGTGTCCGAGGCCACGGAGCGCGTCCCGGCCGCGGACTGA
- a CDS encoding acyltransferase has product MPKNSNAFSSLTAWRRRATTAVIHRGWRRLQEAGAVTAERPGGLRFRRIGTGTRLAFPQGTVFGEPWIELGEHCIIAEQVTLTAGMMPGLDLGTDTVLTLGNGVVLGRGSHVIADTRVTIGNDVYCGPYVYITSTNHSYDDPEQPVGKQWPRTDPVEIGPGCWIGTGAVILPGARLGRNVVVAAGAVVRGEVPDHAVVAGAPARIVRSWDEGKGWQPPLRTPAPVPIPAGITPAQLQALAELEAEG; this is encoded by the coding sequence GTGCCGAAGAACAGCAACGCGTTCTCATCGCTGACCGCCTGGCGACGTCGCGCCACCACAGCCGTGATCCACCGCGGGTGGCGCCGGCTGCAGGAAGCGGGCGCGGTGACCGCGGAGCGCCCCGGCGGGCTGCGGTTCCGCCGGATCGGCACCGGTACCCGGCTGGCCTTCCCGCAGGGCACGGTCTTCGGCGAGCCGTGGATCGAGCTCGGAGAGCACTGCATCATCGCGGAGCAGGTCACGCTCACCGCGGGCATGATGCCCGGCCTGGACCTGGGCACCGACACGGTCCTGACCCTCGGCAACGGCGTGGTGCTCGGCCGCGGCAGCCATGTCATCGCCGACACCCGGGTGACCATAGGCAACGACGTGTACTGCGGGCCGTACGTCTACATCACCTCCACCAATCACAGCTACGACGACCCCGAGCAGCCGGTCGGCAAGCAGTGGCCGCGCACGGATCCGGTGGAGATAGGCCCCGGCTGCTGGATAGGCACCGGTGCGGTGATCCTTCCCGGGGCGCGGCTGGGCCGCAATGTCGTGGTGGCCGCGGGTGCGGTCGTACGGGGCGAGGTGCCCGACCACGCCGTGGTGGCCGGGGCGCCCGCGCGGATCGTACGGAGCTGGGACGAGGGCAAGGGCTGGCAGCCCCCCCTCCGTACGCCCGCCCCCGTACCGATTCCGGCGGGGATCACCCCCGCACAGCTGCAGGCTCTCGCCGAGCTGGAGGCGGAGGGCTGA
- a CDS encoding TVP38/TMEM64 family protein, giving the protein MLDPVTPPAGLAPRCARALLSPWARFSLLVLMLATAATAVVLYEPQRLLTTGWPAPVSTGGTALLFGLAYGLCTAAFVPRPVLNLAAGALLGSQAGLGSAVAGTALGAAISFGLGRLLGQDALRPLLRGRWLLAADHQLSRHGFRSMLAIRLFPGVPFAAANYCAAVSRMGWLPFLLATALGSIPNTAAYVVAGARATSPTSPAFLIATGFIAVTSVGGAAAAWLGRHRLRRDGRRSVTEA; this is encoded by the coding sequence GTGCTCGACCCCGTCACCCCGCCCGCCGGCCTCGCCCCGCGCTGCGCCCGTGCGCTGCTCTCGCCGTGGGCGCGTTTCTCGCTGCTGGTGCTGATGCTGGCGACGGCCGCGACGGCCGTCGTGCTGTACGAACCGCAGCGGCTGCTCACCACGGGCTGGCCGGCCCCGGTGAGCACCGGGGGTACGGCACTGCTGTTCGGCCTCGCGTACGGGCTGTGCACCGCGGCCTTCGTCCCCCGGCCGGTGCTGAATCTCGCGGCCGGTGCCCTGCTCGGCTCCCAGGCCGGGCTGGGCTCCGCGGTCGCGGGGACGGCACTGGGCGCGGCGATCTCGTTCGGCCTCGGCCGGCTGCTGGGGCAGGACGCGCTACGGCCGCTGCTGCGCGGGCGCTGGCTGCTGGCCGCGGACCATCAGCTGAGCCGGCACGGCTTCCGTTCGATGCTGGCGATCCGGCTGTTCCCGGGGGTGCCGTTCGCCGCCGCCAACTACTGCGCGGCGGTGTCACGCATGGGCTGGCTGCCGTTCCTGCTGGCGACGGCTCTCGGGTCGATCCCGAACACGGCGGCGTACGTCGTCGCCGGCGCCCGTGCCACATCCCCGACGTCCCCCGCCTTCCTGATCGCGACGGGATTCATCGCGGTGACCTCGGTCGGCGGCGCGGCGGCCGCCTGGCTGGGACGTCACCGCCTGCGCCGGGACGGCCGCCGGAGCGTGACCGAAGCCTGA
- a CDS encoding SRPBCC family protein, whose product MALFVIERHTPLPAGEAWRRLTDWERHAASVPLTRITVTATGFVARTGLGRAGFDDPMEVVHWEPPEAGRAGRCRLEKRGSVVTGWAELEVAPAGGGSVVTWREELCLRGLPRLLDPLLAPAGRRVFGRAMRSVLAD is encoded by the coding sequence ATGGCCCTCTTCGTGATCGAACGCCATACCCCGTTGCCTGCCGGGGAAGCCTGGCGCCGGCTGACCGACTGGGAACGGCACGCGGCCTCGGTCCCGCTGACCAGGATCACCGTCACGGCCACCGGCTTCGTGGCCCGCACCGGGCTGGGCCGGGCCGGCTTCGACGATCCGATGGAGGTCGTCCACTGGGAACCCCCGGAAGCCGGGCGTGCGGGCCGCTGCCGCCTGGAGAAGCGCGGCTCGGTGGTGACCGGCTGGGCGGAGCTCGAGGTCGCCCCGGCGGGCGGGGGTTCCGTCGTGACCTGGCGCGAGGAGCTGTGCCTTCGCGGCCTGCCCCGCCTGCTCGACCCGCTCCTCGCCCCGGCCGGCCGGCGGGTCTTCGGCCGCGCGATGAGATCGGTACTGGCGGACTGA
- a CDS encoding NUDIX hydrolase gives MTNTHLPTRDAAVIVARDSNGLVALLTAPFPQHGGDYLFLPGGRQEEGETPEETARRELREEAGITAANWRSLGSYAITAGTTARVHLFEARDLTLGPQELAPTEEEFKLMWWPMQDAIAAITAGRFLLQGGPLALLLADRLTTPA, from the coding sequence ATGACCAACACGCACCTGCCCACACGGGACGCGGCCGTCATCGTCGCCCGCGACTCCAACGGCCTGGTCGCCTTGCTGACCGCGCCGTTCCCCCAGCACGGTGGCGACTACCTGTTCCTCCCCGGAGGACGCCAGGAGGAGGGCGAGACCCCGGAAGAGACCGCGCGGCGGGAGCTCCGCGAGGAAGCCGGGATCACCGCGGCGAACTGGCGCTCTCTTGGCTCCTACGCGATCACCGCTGGAACGACTGCCCGCGTTCACCTCTTCGAGGCCCGCGACCTGACCCTCGGGCCGCAGGAGCTGGCGCCCACCGAGGAGGAGTTCAAGCTGATGTGGTGGCCGATGCAGGATGCCATCGCCGCAATCACGGCGGGGCGGTTCCTCCTCCAGGGCGGACCGCTGGCGCTCCTCCTCGCGGACCGGCTGACGACGCCGGCCTGA
- a CDS encoding DUF4442 domain-containing protein, whose amino-acid sequence MTVGQMLAATVPMARTLKLEFLETTPERAVVRLPDQADYHNHLGGPHAGAMFTLAESASGAIVLAAFGDQLHRAVPLAVKAEIGYKKLAKGIVTATATLGRPIADVVAELDEGERPEFPVAVEIQRQDGAVTGVMTVVWTLRPND is encoded by the coding sequence ATGACCGTCGGCCAGATGCTCGCCGCGACGGTGCCCATGGCCAGGACCCTCAAGCTGGAGTTCCTGGAGACCACGCCGGAACGCGCGGTCGTCCGTCTGCCGGACCAGGCCGACTACCACAACCACCTCGGCGGCCCGCACGCCGGCGCGATGTTCACCCTCGCCGAGTCCGCGAGCGGCGCCATCGTCCTCGCCGCCTTCGGCGACCAGCTGCACCGTGCCGTGCCGCTCGCCGTGAAGGCGGAGATCGGCTACAAGAAGCTCGCCAAGGGCATCGTCACCGCGACCGCGACGCTGGGCCGCCCGATCGCCGACGTCGTCGCCGAGCTCGACGAGGGGGAGCGCCCGGAGTTTCCCGTGGCCGTCGAGATCCAGCGGCAGGACGGTGCGGTCACCGGAGTCATGACGGTCGTATGGACCCTGCGCCCCAACGACTGA
- a CDS encoding YbaK/EbsC family protein → MRAPIGNFDNARPAADCLDLLTPPVADAVRTWHGAVPAGQLLYVDTDPGIADTAVFVEHYGPELLEQSANCVVVAGKRGGETTLAACLVLSHTRVDVNGTVRGHLGSRKASFAPMDTATGGTGMEYGGITPIGLPVSWPLLVDPAVVDTEWVLIGSGRRRGKLIVPGKTFAGLPGAVVLDGLGV, encoded by the coding sequence ATGCGCGCACCCATCGGAAACTTCGACAACGCCCGGCCCGCTGCCGACTGCCTCGACCTGCTCACCCCGCCCGTCGCCGATGCCGTGCGCACCTGGCACGGAGCTGTGCCGGCCGGACAGCTCCTCTATGTCGACACCGACCCGGGGATCGCCGACACCGCCGTCTTCGTCGAGCACTACGGCCCGGAGCTGCTCGAGCAGTCCGCCAACTGCGTGGTCGTGGCGGGCAAGCGGGGCGGTGAGACCACCCTCGCCGCCTGCCTGGTCCTCTCCCACACCCGGGTGGACGTCAACGGCACCGTGCGCGGCCATCTCGGCTCCCGCAAGGCGTCCTTCGCCCCCATGGACACCGCGACCGGCGGGACCGGCATGGAGTACGGCGGTATCACCCCCATCGGCCTTCCCGTGTCCTGGCCGCTTCTGGTGGACCCGGCCGTCGTCGACACGGAGTGGGTCCTGATCGGCAGCGGGCGCCGCCGCGGCAAGCTGATCGTCCCCGGCAAGACCTTCGCCGGGCTGCCCGGAGCGGTCGTGCTGGACGGGCTCGGCGTCTGA
- the tuf gene encoding elongation factor Tu encodes MSKTAYVRTKPHLNIGTMGHVDHGKTTLTAAITKVLADREASSFVPFDRIDRAPEEARRGITINIAHVEYETETRHYAHVDMPGHADYIKNMVTGAAQLDGAILVVSAQDGIMPQTAEHVLLARQVGVDHIVVALNKADASDPELTDLVELEVRELLTAHGYGGDAAPVVRVSGLGALEGDPRWTASVEALLDAVDTYVPMPVRYTDAPFLLPVENVLTITGRGTVVTGAVERGTVRVGDRVEVLGAETESVVTGLETFGKPMESAEAGDNVALLLRGVPRDAVRRGHVVAAPGSVTPSRRFSAQAYVLSAREGGRSTPVSTGYRPQFYIRTADVVGDIDLGEAAVARPGHTVTMTVELGRDVPLEPGLGFAIREGGRTVGAGTVTELL; translated from the coding sequence ATGTCCAAGACGGCATACGTGCGCACCAAGCCGCACCTCAACATCGGCACCATGGGCCATGTCGACCACGGCAAGACCACCCTGACCGCCGCCATCACCAAGGTCCTCGCCGACAGGGAAGCGAGCTCCTTCGTCCCCTTCGACCGCATCGACAGGGCCCCCGAGGAGGCGCGGCGCGGCATCACGATCAACATCGCGCATGTCGAGTACGAGACCGAGACCCGGCACTACGCCCATGTCGACATGCCCGGCCATGCCGACTACATCAAGAACATGGTCACCGGCGCGGCGCAGCTGGACGGGGCGATCCTGGTCGTCTCCGCGCAGGACGGGATCATGCCGCAGACGGCCGAGCATGTGCTGCTCGCCCGCCAGGTCGGCGTCGACCATATCGTCGTCGCCCTGAACAAGGCCGACGCGAGCGACCCCGAGCTGACCGACCTGGTCGAGCTGGAGGTCCGCGAGCTGCTCACCGCGCACGGCTACGGCGGCGACGCGGCGCCCGTCGTCCGGGTCTCCGGGCTCGGGGCGCTGGAGGGCGACCCGCGCTGGACCGCGTCCGTCGAGGCGCTGCTGGACGCGGTGGACACATACGTACCGATGCCCGTCCGGTACACGGACGCGCCCTTCCTGCTGCCGGTGGAGAACGTGCTGACCATCACCGGCCGCGGAACGGTCGTCACCGGCGCCGTCGAGCGGGGCACCGTCCGGGTCGGCGACCGTGTGGAGGTGTTGGGCGCGGAGACCGAGTCCGTCGTCACCGGCCTGGAGACCTTCGGCAAGCCGATGGAGTCCGCCGAGGCCGGCGACAATGTCGCGCTGCTGCTGCGCGGGGTGCCCCGCGACGCGGTCCGCCGCGGTCATGTGGTGGCGGCGCCCGGCAGTGTCACGCCGAGCCGTCGGTTCAGCGCACAGGCGTACGTACTGTCGGCGCGCGAGGGCGGTCGCAGCACGCCGGTCTCCACCGGCTACCGGCCGCAGTTCTACATCCGTACCGCGGACGTGGTCGGCGACATCGACCTCGGCGAGGCGGCCGTCGCCCGTCCCGGCCACACGGTCACCATGACCGTCGAGCTGGGCCGGGACGTTCCGCTGGAGCCGGGGCTCGGCTTCGCGATCCGTGAGGGCGGCCGCACGGTCGGCGCGGGCACGGTCACCGAGCTGCTCTGA
- a CDS encoding gamma carbonic anhydrase family protein: MAEQAQTRALVAGVGGKSPDIAPSAFTAPTSVVVGDVTIAAGASVWYHAVLRGDCGPIVLGADSNIQDNCTVHVDPGFPVTVGERVSVGHNAVLHGCTVEDDVLVGMGATVLNGAHIGAGSLIAAQALVPQGMRVPPGSLVAGVPAKVKRELTAEEREGIRLNAVMYLELVKGHREALEG; this comes from the coding sequence ATGGCAGAGCAGGCGCAGACGCGGGCCTTGGTCGCGGGCGTGGGCGGCAAGAGCCCCGATATCGCCCCGTCGGCCTTCACCGCTCCCACCTCCGTGGTGGTCGGCGACGTCACCATCGCTGCCGGTGCGAGCGTCTGGTACCACGCGGTGCTGCGCGGCGACTGCGGGCCGATCGTGCTCGGCGCCGACAGCAACATCCAGGACAACTGCACCGTGCATGTGGACCCGGGCTTCCCGGTGACCGTCGGCGAGCGGGTCTCGGTCGGTCACAACGCCGTGCTGCACGGCTGCACCGTCGAGGACGACGTACTGGTCGGCATGGGCGCCACGGTCCTCAACGGCGCCCACATCGGTGCCGGCTCGCTGATCGCCGCGCAGGCGCTGGTGCCCCAGGGCATGCGGGTGCCGCCCGGCTCGCTGGTCGCCGGCGTGCCGGCGAAGGTCAAGCGTGAGCTCACCGCGGAGGAGCGCGAGGGCATCAGGCTGAATGCCGTGATGTACCTCGAGCTCGTGAAGGGGCACCGCGAGGCCCTGGAGGGCTGA
- a CDS encoding MFS transporter: MKRNYTLLTAAAIITSLGTHAALIAAAFAVLETGGDGGDVGLVAAARTLPLVLFLLIGGAVADRVPRHRVMVAANALNCVSQGAFALLVLAGEPQLWQMMLLSALCGTGQAFFSPAAEGMLLSSVSGEQASRAFALFRLGMNGAVIGGAALGGALVAVVGPGWVLALDAAAFAVAGALRAFLDVSHIPPREPGEGLLADLRDGWREFTGRTWLWVIVVQFSVCNAFFGATDSVYGPLVAEEELGGAGPWGLALAAFAGGMALGALLMMRWKPRRMLLVGTVCVFPYALPSAALAVPVPVPVLAVAMLLSGVAIEVFSVSWMTTLHQEIPEEKLSRVSAYDWFGSLAFLPLGTALAGPAEQAVGRGPALWGCTAVIVLLTAAVLLVPGVRNLTRRTPLTAAASGSEASADTESPVGRLG, encoded by the coding sequence GTGAAGCGTAACTACACACTGCTGACCGCCGCCGCGATCATCACCAGTCTGGGCACCCATGCCGCCCTGATCGCGGCGGCGTTCGCCGTACTGGAGACAGGCGGCGACGGCGGTGACGTGGGCCTGGTCGCCGCGGCCCGTACCCTTCCGCTCGTCCTCTTCCTCCTCATCGGCGGCGCCGTCGCCGACCGGGTGCCCCGGCACCGGGTGATGGTCGCCGCCAACGCCCTCAACTGCGTATCCCAGGGAGCCTTCGCGCTCCTCGTCCTCGCCGGGGAGCCGCAGTTGTGGCAGATGATGCTGCTGAGCGCACTCTGTGGCACCGGACAGGCCTTCTTCTCCCCTGCCGCGGAGGGCATGCTGCTGTCCAGCGTCAGCGGTGAACAGGCGAGCCGGGCCTTCGCGCTGTTCCGCCTGGGCATGAACGGCGCGGTCATCGGCGGCGCCGCCCTCGGCGGGGCTCTGGTCGCGGTCGTCGGCCCCGGGTGGGTACTGGCCCTCGACGCGGCCGCGTTCGCGGTCGCCGGCGCGCTGCGCGCCTTCCTCGACGTCAGCCACATACCGCCGCGCGAACCGGGCGAGGGGCTGCTCGCCGATCTGCGCGACGGCTGGCGGGAGTTCACCGGCCGGACCTGGCTTTGGGTCATCGTGGTGCAGTTCTCCGTCTGCAACGCCTTCTTCGGCGCCACCGATTCGGTGTACGGACCGCTGGTCGCCGAGGAGGAGCTCGGCGGGGCCGGGCCATGGGGCCTGGCGCTCGCCGCCTTCGCCGGGGGCATGGCCCTCGGGGCGCTGCTGATGATGCGCTGGAAGCCGCGCAGGATGCTGCTGGTGGGCACGGTCTGCGTCTTCCCGTACGCCCTTCCCTCGGCGGCGCTCGCCGTCCCGGTGCCGGTTCCGGTACTGGCCGTGGCGATGCTGCTCAGCGGCGTCGCGATCGAGGTGTTCTCGGTCTCCTGGATGACGACGCTGCACCAGGAGATCCCCGAGGAGAAGCTGTCGCGGGTCTCGGCCTACGACTGGTTCGGTTCCCTGGCCTTCCTGCCGCTGGGCACGGCGCTGGCCGGCCCCGCCGAGCAGGCCGTGGGCCGCGGGCCCGCGCTGTGGGGCTGCACCGCGGTGATCGTCCTGCTCACGGCCGCGGTGCTGCTCGTACCGGGGGTACGGAACCTGACACGCCGTACACCGCTGACCGCGGCCGCCTCCGGTTCCGAGGCGTCAGCCGATACTGAAAGCCCCGTCGGGCGGCTCGGGTGA
- a CDS encoding STM4013/SEN3800 family hydrolase: MTVIDAAEIIRTGTNILFVTLDSLRYDVARAAMHAGQTPRLAGLLPGGQWEERRTPGTFTLPAHMAFFSGFLPKLPQPVQPPRLWECRPPAFKTVDPRTFVFNAPNLLVGLGQHGYRTVCIGGVTYFSRETPLGSVLPDMFDEDFWRPEFCSPEPDSTRYQVEHALDVAQAREDRPLFLFVNVSAAHVPHGHYLGESSDSWQSQAAALAYADEHLGDLVTGLTSIKRWLVIMCADHGDAFGEDGYYGRGIVHPAVTTVPFACMELSP, from the coding sequence ATGACCGTGATCGACGCTGCGGAGATCATCAGGACCGGCACGAACATCCTGTTCGTCACGCTGGACTCCCTGCGCTACGACGTCGCTAGGGCGGCCATGCATGCTGGCCAGACACCCCGGCTCGCTGGCCTTCTGCCAGGCGGGCAGTGGGAGGAGCGTCGGACGCCCGGAACCTTCACGCTCCCCGCCCACATGGCATTCTTCTCCGGCTTCCTCCCCAAACTTCCGCAGCCCGTACAGCCGCCGCGACTGTGGGAGTGCCGACCGCCGGCCTTCAAGACCGTCGACCCGCGCACGTTCGTTTTCAACGCCCCGAACCTCCTCGTCGGCCTCGGCCAGCACGGCTACCGCACGGTGTGCATCGGTGGCGTGACCTACTTCTCCCGGGAGACGCCGCTCGGGTCGGTCCTCCCGGACATGTTCGACGAGGATTTCTGGCGGCCGGAGTTCTGCTCGCCCGAGCCGGACTCCACCCGGTACCAGGTCGAGCACGCCCTCGACGTCGCCCAGGCCCGGGAGGACAGGCCGCTCTTCCTGTTCGTCAACGTCTCGGCCGCGCACGTCCCCCACGGCCACTACCTCGGCGAGAGTTCCGACTCCTGGCAGTCCCAGGCCGCCGCCCTCGCCTACGCCGACGAGCACCTGGGCGACCTGGTCACCGGACTGACCAGCATCAAGAGGTGGTTGGTCATCATGTGCGCCGACCACGGCGACGCCTTCGGGGAGGACGGGTACTACGGGCGTGGGATTGTCCACCCAGCAGTGACGACCGTGCCGTTCGCCTGTATGGAGCTCTCGCCCTGA
- a CDS encoding fused MFS/spermidine synthase: protein MNEPIPVARTVDQGTAKLMPDVDRARAWLLTVDGAPQSYVDLDDPTHLEFEYAQRLAHVVDCAAAEGAPLDVLHLGGGALTLPRYVAATRPGSRQDVVEADLGLLELVAEHLGLPDGSGIEVHGADARAWTEAAPAGSADLLIADVFGGSRVPAHLTSVEYARAAERVLRPGGIYAANLADGAPFTFLRAQIATFAAVFEELALIAEPSVLRGRRFGNAVLLASHAELDTAALARRTAADAFPARVEHGAALREFTGGVHPVRDADAQPSPEPPDGAFSIG from the coding sequence GTGAATGAGCCGATACCCGTCGCCCGAACCGTGGATCAGGGCACCGCCAAGCTGATGCCCGACGTGGACCGGGCCCGGGCCTGGCTGCTCACCGTGGACGGGGCACCTCAGTCGTACGTGGACCTGGACGATCCCACGCATCTGGAGTTCGAGTACGCCCAGAGGCTCGCCCATGTCGTCGACTGCGCCGCGGCCGAGGGCGCCCCGCTCGACGTACTGCACCTCGGCGGCGGGGCGCTCACCCTGCCGCGCTATGTCGCCGCGACCCGTCCCGGATCCCGGCAGGACGTGGTGGAGGCGGACCTGGGGCTGCTGGAGCTGGTGGCCGAGCATCTGGGGCTGCCGGACGGGTCGGGCATCGAGGTGCACGGCGCGGACGCGCGGGCCTGGACGGAGGCAGCGCCCGCCGGCTCCGCCGATCTGCTGATCGCCGATGTCTTCGGCGGCTCTCGGGTGCCCGCGCACCTCACCTCGGTCGAGTACGCCCGCGCCGCGGAACGGGTGCTGCGGCCCGGCGGCATCTACGCGGCCAATCTCGCGGACGGTGCGCCCTTCACCTTCCTGCGCGCCCAGATCGCCACGTTCGCGGCGGTCTTCGAGGAGCTGGCGCTGATCGCGGAGCCGTCCGTGCTGCGTGGCCGGCGCTTCGGCAACGCGGTGCTGCTCGCCTCCCACGCGGAGCTCGACACGGCCGCGCTGGCCCGCCGTACCGCGGCGGACGCCTTCCCGGCCCGGGTCGAACACGGCGCGGCACTGAGGGAGTTCACCGGGGGCGTACATCCGGTGCGGGACGCGGACGCCCAGCCGTCACCCGAGCCGCCCGACGGGGCTTTCAGTATCGGCTGA
- a CDS encoding XRE family transcriptional regulator — MSDLDLLTQSLGRNVKRWRTERGFTLEALAARAGVSRGMLIQIEQARTNPSLGTVVKIGDALGVSITTLLDFEGGPQVRVVPPEQAVRMWSSDAGSESILLAGTEAPGPLELWQWRLMPGEGSSSDPHPAGTVELLHVTAGELTLVVGGVEHRVPAGSSASYEAGTEHIYRNDGTEPAELILTVSVPPVR; from the coding sequence GTGTCGGATCTCGATCTGCTCACCCAGTCCCTGGGACGGAACGTCAAACGCTGGCGTACCGAGCGCGGCTTCACCCTGGAGGCGCTCGCGGCCCGGGCGGGAGTCAGCCGTGGCATGCTCATCCAGATCGAGCAGGCCCGCACCAACCCCAGCCTCGGCACGGTGGTGAAGATCGGCGACGCGCTCGGCGTGAGCATCACGACGCTGCTCGACTTCGAGGGCGGCCCCCAGGTCCGTGTCGTCCCGCCCGAGCAGGCGGTCCGGATGTGGTCCAGCGACGCTGGCAGCGAAAGTATCCTGCTCGCCGGCACCGAGGCGCCGGGCCCGCTGGAGCTGTGGCAGTGGCGGCTGATGCCCGGTGAGGGGAGTTCCTCCGACCCGCACCCCGCGGGGACTGTCGAGCTCCTCCATGTCACCGCCGGCGAACTCACCCTGGTCGTCGGGGGCGTGGAGCACCGCGTCCCGGCCGGATCCTCCGCCTCCTACGAGGCCGGCACCGAGCACATCTACCGCAACGACGGGACGGAGCCGGCCGAGCTGATCCTCACCGTCTCGGTGCCTCCCGTACGCTGA